The following coding sequences are from one Pirellulales bacterium window:
- a CDS encoding aldehyde dehydrogenase family protein, producing the protein ADMEQAAVGTHFGLYFNQGQCCCAGSRLFVQEKVYDKVIDKIAAMNKTRRVGNPLDPATEQGPQIDQAQFDKIMHYIDLGKKEGAQCVSGGNRVGNRGYFIEPTLFTGVNDEMSIAKDEIFGPVLSVLKFKDAEEIIERGNNTFYGLAAAVWTRDISKAHHLAAKLRAGTVWINCYDVFDTAAPFGGFKMSGIGRELGERGLEAYTETKTVTVSLA; encoded by the coding sequence GCCGACATGGAGCAGGCGGCGGTCGGAACGCACTTCGGGCTGTACTTCAACCAGGGCCAGTGCTGCTGCGCCGGCAGTCGGCTGTTCGTGCAAGAAAAGGTCTATGACAAGGTTATCGACAAGATCGCTGCCATGAACAAAACCCGCCGCGTGGGCAATCCGCTCGATCCCGCCACCGAGCAAGGCCCGCAGATCGATCAGGCGCAGTTCGACAAGATCATGCACTACATCGACCTGGGCAAGAAGGAAGGAGCGCAGTGCGTGTCGGGCGGCAATCGGGTCGGCAATCGTGGCTATTTCATCGAGCCGACGCTGTTTACCGGCGTGAACGACGAGATGTCGATCGCCAAGGACGAGATCTTCGGCCCTGTGTTGTCGGTGCTCAAGTTCAAAGACGCCGAAGAGATCATCGAGCGCGGCAACAACACATTCTACGGTTTGGCCGCAGCAGTCTGGACCCGCGACATTAGCAAGGCCCACCACCTGGCGGCAAAGCTACGGGCCGGCACGGTGTGGATCAACTGCTACGACGTCTTCGACACGGCCGCCCCGTTCGGCGGCTTCAAGATGTCTGGCATCGGCCGCGAGCTAGGCGAAAGGGGCCTGGAAGCCTACACCGAAACGAAGACCGTGACGGTGAGTTTGGCGTAG